A part of Liolophura sinensis isolate JHLJ2023 chromosome 1, CUHK_Ljap_v2, whole genome shotgun sequence genomic DNA contains:
- the LOC135471794 gene encoding uncharacterized protein LOC135471794, with amino-acid sequence MALYHMLALAAFMVAAPPGRHQGLASVQETYIEWDYIICLEDIMLREYSRQDYVPYNEEVLEYACIEKLLYPRAQKPVLTTTQQNWLNQLLEKTRTDITQAGTRPIRIRKEYRMLSATERTAFHNAVNQLKNDAGKYNALASLHVGSTSGSAHRGPAFFTWHRIYLLLFENALREYNQNVVLPYWDSSLDEPLENPKSSILWTSGYLGNGDGLVTSGPFAGWTSNGVPLIRNIQESGRLLKISDIENVLSNRRLGEISFPNAELEDNLELHSFGVQLWVGGDMARLSTAANDPVYFLLHAHTDCVWEKFRQNQTDPQTDWPWRYEGNGNHSANAFLGLIDNYRSADVLTVDFTGIYQCEEIPVCLTNSDCLSSNLRCDANSGTCITQTVGTPLGEEQSCEGTVGYQNNYCLDGNDCNVANWVYLPIEIVYNRPPDYGTYNSRPLLTPTWVFSQDIYSPLRFNRSYPYRVVMRQRPNNPVYRDCKCRGSDYGRAYIQSYGLSYQGSYREYVPVDRRLPVSSVVGYVAVKAPVGGASRVLVRVYDDCGRICTAVCPPEYANCSGVMQVDQTGTKGYGEDLENALYITWDFESSVPKTRDNFDLKFYCTFHGDWPFGAMGYIPDPNVDKPVRTDGPGEKPLTTTTTTIRTTPTTTTTTTTPTTTVLIEPNTCFISAECYINYEPTGCIRCQMGDYSPCLDIKEQFRQCGLGDVWHIHTCPAGLVWDQQTLVCNYEYWMELRKYFSRFSFRR; translated from the exons TCTGGAGGACATCATGTTGAGGGAATATTCTCGTCAAGATTACGTCCCTTATAACGAGGAAGTGCTGGAGTACGCCTGTATCGAGAAGCTGCTGTACCCACGGGCACAGAAACCTGTCCTCACCACGACCCAGCAGAACTGGCTGAATCAGCTGTTAGAGAAGACCAGGACAGACATCACCCAGGCGGGGACAAGACCCATCCGGATCAGGAAGGAGTACAGGATGCTGAGTGCCACGGAAAGAACAGCATTCCATAACGCTGTCAACCAACTGAAAAATGACGCG GGAAAATATAATGCCTTGGCGAGCCTTCATGTTGGGTCGACCTCCGGAAGTGCTCACAGAGGTCCCGCCTTCTTCACCTGGCACAGGATTTACCTACTCTT GTTTGAAAACGCCTTGAGGGAGTAcaatcaaaatgttgtgttgccATATTGGGATTCCAGCCTGGATGAGCCTCTGGAAAACCCTAAATCGTCTATATTGTGGACGAGTGGTTACCTTGGTAACGGAGACGGTCTGGTAACGTCGGGTCCGTTCGCAGGATGGACCAGTAACGGTGTTCCACTCATCCGAAACATCCAGGAAAGCGGTCGTTTGCTGAAAATTAGTGATATCGAAAATGTTCTGTCAAACCGGCGCTTGGGTGAAATCTCATTTCCCAACGCGGAATTAGAGGACAATCTCGAGCTGCATTCGTTTGGAGTTCAGCTCTGGGTGGGCGGTGACATGGCCCGGCTGTCGACGGCAGCTAACGATCCTGTGTACTTCCTGCTCCACGCGCACACGGACTGTGTTTGGGAGAAGTTCCGGCAGAATCAGACGGATCCGCAAACAGACTGGCCCTGGCGCTACGAGGGTAACGGTAATCATTCCGCCAACGCGTTCCTCGGTCTCATCGACAACTACCGAAGCGCCGACGTTCTGACGGTGGATTTCACGGGTATATACCAGTGTGAGGAGATCCCGGTTTGTCTTACAAACAGCGATTGTTTGTCCTCAAATCTACGATGTGACGCGAATTCAGGCACGTGTATCACACAGACGGTGGGAACCCCTCTTGGGGAGGAGCAGTCATGTGAAGGCACTGTCGGTTACCAGAACAACTACTGTCTGGACGGGAACGACTGTAATGTGGCTAACTGGGTGTATCTGCCCATAGAGATCGTTTACAATCGCCCACCAGACTACGGTACCTACAACTCCCGACCTTTGCTCACACCCACCTGGGTGTTCAGTCAGGACATTTACTCACCGTTGCGCTTCAATCGCTCTTATCCTTACCGCGTGGTGATGAGGCAACGGCCCAATAACCCTGTTTACAGGGACTGTAAATGCCGCGGTTCGGACTATGGTCGTGCCTACATCCAGTCATACGGTCTAAGTTATCAGGGCTCTTACCGGGAGTATGTGCCTGTCGATCGCCGACTTCCCGTCAGCTCTGTAGTAGGTTACGTGGCGGTGAAGGCACCCGTGGGTGGAGCTTCCCGCGTCTTGGTGCGGGTATACGACGACTGTGGGCGGATCTGTACGGCCGTTTGTCCGCCGGAGTATGCTAACTGCTCTGGGGTGATGCAGGTCGATCAGACAGGTACCAAGGGGTACGGAGAGGATCTAGAGAACGCCCTGTACATTACGTGGGATTTTGAATCAAGCGTTCCAAAGACAAGAGataattttgacttaaaattttacTGCACGTTTCATGGTGACTGGCCTTTCGGTGCCATGGGTTATATACCCGATCCCAACGTTGACAAGCCTGTTCGTACAGATGGTCCTGGTGAGAAGCccttgacaacaacaacaaccactatccgaacaacaccaacaacaaccactacaacaacaaccccTACGACAACGGTGCTTATTGAGCCAAACA CCTGTTTCATATCGGCGGAGTGTTACATAAATTACGAACCGACCGGATGTATCCGCTGTCAGATGGGAGACTACTCGCCGTGCCTGGATATAAAGGAACAGTTTCGTCAGTGTGGTCTGGGGGACGTCTGGCACATCCACACTTGTCCTGCCGGACTGGTCTGGGACCAGCAGACTTTAGTGTGTAATTACGAATACTGGATGGAGCTCCGCAAGTACTTTAGCAGATTCAGTTTTCGTAGATGA